The proteins below come from a single Pseudarthrobacter sp. SSS035 genomic window:
- a CDS encoding GNAT family N-acetyltransferase has protein sequence MAIEYREWREGDDLTLLEIWGGPETEQARQFRGALAVSSAGTDGAPWRRCIVAEDVIDGVGIPVAAGVVYEASLHPERLWTYIEVARDHRRAGIGATLLTMLRREAGQAPSGVTRLRAKVQPGTPGAAFAEVFGLAPIQRSRLVVVEPGALKLPVFPAKNDGGGLANDENAGSDVVMDLATGSVELTDVVGRYYTSIHGWDSPGVLSVGQVQKLFLDDLTGAHGALVLRAEPGSAFGAGVSPSKKGRIRAFAVSYAEAAQDPATDASAQGAKATDVFVGHEPALEADDAAAAVRDLLSLLAYQHPVMLELDDSMTALRAAVEPLLETGKARQAGAETLIVAD, from the coding sequence ATGGCCATCGAATACCGCGAATGGCGTGAGGGCGATGACCTGACGCTGCTGGAAATCTGGGGTGGCCCGGAGACCGAACAGGCCCGGCAGTTCCGCGGTGCCCTGGCCGTCTCCTCGGCCGGCACGGACGGCGCCCCGTGGCGCCGCTGCATCGTGGCCGAGGACGTCATTGACGGCGTCGGCATTCCGGTGGCGGCGGGCGTGGTTTACGAGGCCTCGCTGCACCCGGAGCGGCTGTGGACCTACATCGAAGTGGCGCGCGATCACCGCCGCGCCGGCATCGGTGCCACGCTCCTGACCATGCTGCGGCGCGAAGCCGGGCAGGCGCCGTCGGGCGTTACCCGGCTGCGCGCGAAGGTGCAGCCGGGCACTCCGGGGGCCGCGTTCGCCGAGGTGTTCGGGCTCGCGCCCATCCAGCGTTCCCGGCTGGTGGTGGTGGAGCCGGGCGCCCTGAAGCTGCCCGTGTTCCCTGCGAAGAACGACGGCGGCGGGCTGGCCAACGACGAAAACGCCGGTTCCGACGTCGTAATGGATCTCGCTACCGGTTCCGTTGAGCTGACCGACGTCGTGGGGCGGTATTACACGTCGATCCACGGCTGGGATTCGCCGGGCGTGCTGTCGGTGGGGCAGGTGCAGAAGCTGTTCCTGGATGATCTCACCGGCGCCCACGGTGCGCTGGTGCTGCGCGCCGAGCCGGGATCTGCCTTTGGTGCCGGGGTTTCCCCCAGCAAGAAGGGCCGGATCCGCGCCTTTGCGGTGAGCTATGCGGAGGCAGCCCAGGACCCGGCGACGGATGCGTCGGCCCAGGGCGCTAAGGCCACGGATGTGTTTGTGGGCCACGAACCCGCGCTGGAGGCAGACGACGCCGCAGCCGCCGTCCGTGACCTGCTCTCGCTCCTCGCGTACCAGCACCCGGTCATGCTGGAACTGGACGATTCAATGACAGCGCTGCGCGCCGCCGTCGAGCCCTTGCTGGAAACCGGCAAGGCGCGCCAGGCGGGTGCCGAAACGCTGATCGTCGCGGACTGA
- a CDS encoding glycine--tRNA ligase: protein MAAKSVLDQVISLSKRRGFVFQAGEIYGGSRSAWDYGPLGAELKENIKRQWWQSMVRGREDVVGLDSSVILPRQVWEASGHVDVFSDPLVECLSCHKRYRADHLEEEYEEKKGRPAENGLKDIACVNCGTRGEWTEPQEFSGLLKTFLGPVASDEGMHYLRPETAQGIFVNFSNVLTTSRKKPPFGIGQIGKSFRNEITPGNFIFRTREFEQMEMEFFVEPGTDEEWHQYWMKERMSWYTGLGIREENLRFFEHPLDKLSHYSKGTTDIEYRFGFQGSEWGELEGIANRTDFDLSTHSKASGQDLSYFNQATNERYTPYVIEPAAGLTRSFMAFLVDAYTEDEAPNAKGGVDVRTVLRLDPRLAPVKAAVLPLSRNEDLSPKAKDLGAQLRKNWNIDFDDAGAIGRRYRRQDEIGTPFCITVDFDTLEDQAVTIRERDSMSQERVSLDKVEGYLAARLIGA from the coding sequence ATGGCAGCAAAATCCGTACTCGACCAGGTCATTTCCCTTTCCAAGCGAAGGGGTTTTGTGTTCCAGGCCGGTGAAATCTACGGAGGCTCGCGCTCTGCCTGGGACTACGGACCCCTCGGTGCCGAGCTGAAGGAAAACATCAAGCGCCAGTGGTGGCAGTCCATGGTCCGCGGCCGCGAGGACGTGGTGGGCCTGGATTCCTCCGTCATCCTGCCCCGCCAGGTATGGGAAGCCTCCGGCCACGTTGATGTCTTCTCGGACCCGCTCGTGGAGTGCCTCTCCTGCCACAAGCGCTACCGCGCGGACCACCTCGAGGAAGAGTACGAGGAAAAGAAGGGCCGCCCCGCCGAGAACGGCCTGAAGGACATTGCCTGCGTCAACTGCGGCACGCGCGGCGAATGGACCGAACCCCAGGAGTTCTCCGGCCTGCTCAAGACCTTCCTCGGCCCGGTGGCCAGCGACGAAGGCATGCACTATCTGCGCCCCGAAACGGCCCAGGGCATATTCGTGAACTTCAGCAACGTCCTGACCACCTCCCGCAAGAAGCCGCCCTTCGGCATTGGCCAGATCGGCAAGTCCTTCCGCAACGAGATCACACCGGGCAACTTCATCTTCCGCACCCGTGAGTTCGAGCAGATGGAAATGGAGTTCTTCGTCGAGCCCGGCACGGACGAAGAGTGGCACCAGTACTGGATGAAAGAGCGCATGTCCTGGTACACCGGCCTGGGCATCCGGGAAGAGAACCTGCGCTTCTTCGAGCACCCGCTGGACAAGCTCAGCCACTACTCCAAGGGCACCACGGACATCGAATACCGCTTCGGCTTCCAGGGCTCCGAATGGGGCGAGCTCGAAGGCATCGCCAACCGCACCGACTTCGACCTCTCCACGCACTCCAAGGCTTCCGGCCAGGACCTGAGCTACTTCAACCAGGCCACCAACGAGCGCTACACCCCGTACGTGATCGAGCCGGCCGCAGGCCTGACCCGTTCCTTCATGGCGTTCCTGGTGGACGCGTACACCGAGGACGAGGCACCCAACGCCAAGGGCGGCGTCGACGTCCGTACCGTCCTGCGCCTTGACCCGCGCCTGGCCCCCGTCAAGGCTGCGGTGCTGCCGCTGAGCCGCAACGAGGACCTCTCGCCGAAGGCCAAGGACCTGGGCGCGCAGCTGCGCAAGAACTGGAACATCGACTTCGACGACGCCGGCGCGATCGGCCGCCGCTACCGCCGCCAGGATGAGATCGGCACCCCGTTCTGCATCACCGTGGACTTCGACACCCTCGAGGACCAGGCCGTGACCATCCGTGAACGCGACTCCATGAGCCAGGAACGCGTCTCGCTGGACAAGGTGGAAGGCTACCTGGCCGCCCGCCTGATCGGCGCCTGA
- a CDS encoding DMT family transporter: protein MTHTPRLPRFAGLPLAVGAGLAIPVQGRINGALGVRLNDGIAAAVVGFSTGLVVMILISLILPSGRAGLARILPAVRTRAFPPVYVLAGGIGALFVFAQSFTVGILGVALFTVAAVTGQTLSGLLVDRLGIGPAGKRAVTPMRIIGCVLTVAAVAWAVSPRLAGSPGSPGAPADGAGGLETLILPLILPVLAGFLMSFQQAMNGTATVHYGSPVAATLVNFVAGSVFLWIALAIKVTVFGPGNPLPAEWWYYLGGPMGCVFIGLGALLVRSLGVLVTGLGMIAGQLLGSLGLDLLVPAPGSVVAPATVLGTLLTLAAIILATLPWPRGAFRRQAASGGSGR from the coding sequence ATGACCCACACCCCACGGCTGCCGCGCTTCGCGGGGCTCCCGCTGGCCGTCGGCGCGGGACTGGCCATTCCCGTCCAGGGCCGGATAAACGGGGCCCTCGGCGTCCGGCTCAACGACGGCATCGCCGCGGCCGTGGTGGGTTTCAGCACCGGCCTGGTGGTGATGATCCTGATCTCCCTGATCCTGCCCAGCGGCCGCGCCGGTCTGGCCAGGATCCTGCCGGCGGTCCGGACCCGGGCTTTCCCGCCCGTGTACGTGCTGGCCGGCGGCATCGGCGCCCTATTTGTCTTCGCGCAGTCCTTCACCGTGGGCATCCTCGGCGTGGCACTGTTTACCGTCGCCGCCGTGACCGGGCAGACCCTGAGCGGGCTGCTGGTGGACCGGCTGGGCATCGGACCGGCCGGCAAGAGGGCAGTGACTCCCATGCGGATCATCGGCTGCGTGCTGACGGTCGCCGCCGTGGCGTGGGCGGTTTCGCCGCGGCTGGCCGGTTCCCCGGGCTCCCCGGGCGCTCCTGCGGACGGTGCAGGCGGGCTGGAAACCTTGATTCTGCCGTTGATCCTCCCTGTCCTAGCCGGGTTCCTGATGAGTTTCCAGCAGGCCATGAACGGGACGGCCACGGTCCACTACGGTTCGCCCGTCGCCGCCACTCTGGTGAATTTCGTGGCCGGCTCCGTGTTCCTGTGGATTGCCTTGGCCATCAAGGTGACTGTATTTGGGCCGGGCAATCCGTTGCCGGCCGAGTGGTGGTACTACCTGGGCGGGCCTATGGGCTGTGTGTTCATCGGCCTGGGTGCGCTGCTGGTCCGCAGCCTGGGCGTGCTGGTGACCGGGCTCGGCATGATCGCCGGACAGCTCCTTGGCTCCCTGGGGCTGGACCTCCTGGTGCCGGCCCCCGGAAGCGTCGTGGCCCCGGCCACCGTCCTGGGCACACTGCTGACGCTGGCCGCCATCATCCTGGCCACACTGCCGTGGCCGCGGGGCGCCTTCCGGAGGCAGGCAGCTTCCGGAGGCAGCGGCCGGTAG
- a CDS encoding RNA-binding S4 domain-containing protein — translation MSNQDIQEIPIRDSMIRLGQLLKLASLVEDGVEAAELIKNGLVKVNGEIEDRRGRQLHNGDTVTVNGQTVQVVAPEA, via the coding sequence ATGAGCAACCAGGACATTCAAGAGATCCCCATCCGCGACAGCATGATCCGTCTTGGCCAGCTCCTGAAGCTCGCCAGCCTGGTGGAGGACGGCGTGGAAGCCGCCGAGCTGATCAAAAACGGACTCGTCAAGGTCAACGGCGAGATCGAGGACCGCCGCGGACGCCAGCTGCACAACGGCGACACCGTCACCGTCAACGGGCAGACCGTGCAGGTTGTGGCCCCCGAAGCCTGA
- a CDS encoding alpha/beta hydrolase: protein MTDAQVFPAPVVLWSRPEDQRSGRPLLVLLHGYGANEQDLLSLADMLPEDFVVASLRAPLATGPGFMWFPLTASIEYTLDAVKAGADYVQDWIDTVKADHPSVTLLGFSMGMAMATTLLRQRPADYAAVVGLSGFVVNADGDPTFKDGELDGTVPLFWGRDQQDPVITPDKIDYTMGWVRGHVKLTKVLYTGMWHGINQQEIGHVSEFLTHEVLNK from the coding sequence ATGACTGACGCCCAAGTATTTCCCGCCCCCGTTGTTCTGTGGTCCCGGCCGGAGGACCAGCGCTCCGGAAGGCCGCTGCTGGTGCTGCTGCACGGCTACGGCGCCAACGAACAGGACCTGCTGAGCCTGGCGGATATGCTTCCCGAAGATTTTGTGGTTGCCTCGCTCCGGGCGCCCCTGGCCACGGGCCCCGGGTTTATGTGGTTCCCCCTGACGGCCTCCATCGAATACACGCTCGACGCCGTCAAGGCTGGAGCCGATTACGTGCAGGACTGGATCGACACCGTCAAAGCCGACCACCCGTCCGTGACGCTGCTCGGCTTCTCCATGGGAATGGCGATGGCCACCACGCTGCTCCGGCAGCGCCCCGCTGACTACGCCGCCGTCGTCGGGCTTTCCGGTTTTGTGGTCAACGCGGACGGGGACCCCACGTTCAAGGACGGCGAGCTGGACGGCACGGTGCCGCTCTTCTGGGGCCGCGACCAGCAGGACCCCGTGATCACCCCCGACAAGATCGACTACACCATGGGCTGGGTGCGCGGGCACGTCAAGCTCACCAAGGTCCTCTACACGGGCATGTGGCACGGCATCAACCAGCAGGAAATCGGGCACGTCTCCGAGTTCCTGACGCACGAGGTGCTGAACAAATAA
- a CDS encoding SGNH/GDSL hydrolase family protein, whose product MQSPPRAPEAHPWSRYVAMGDSFTEGIGDPDPTSPGGFRGWADRVAEELGRGQSDFAYANLAVRGRLLQQIVDQQLAPCLALKPDLITLSAGGNDLIRPGGDPDALAEKLDSVVQILAMGGATVVLFNGPDTGSSVLGRIRSKVAIYNENLRTVAARHDAIIADMWSLKQLNDPQMWDEDRLHFSPLGHHTIAAMVLDSLNVNHTLEPLRPKPLPVPTWRAARSEDLVWAREYFVPWVVRRLRHRSSGDGITAKRPTPGPVFGPGVPLGSGEGPLGTTEARR is encoded by the coding sequence ATGCAGAGCCCGCCCAGGGCCCCGGAAGCCCACCCCTGGAGCCGCTATGTGGCGATGGGAGATTCGTTCACCGAGGGCATCGGCGACCCCGACCCCACCAGCCCCGGCGGCTTCCGCGGCTGGGCCGACCGGGTGGCCGAGGAACTGGGCCGGGGCCAGTCGGACTTCGCCTACGCCAACCTGGCCGTCCGCGGCCGGCTCCTGCAGCAGATCGTGGACCAGCAGCTCGCTCCGTGCCTGGCGCTGAAGCCGGACCTGATAACCCTTTCCGCCGGCGGCAACGATCTCATCAGGCCCGGCGGCGACCCCGACGCCCTCGCCGAAAAACTTGATTCAGTGGTCCAGATCCTGGCCATGGGCGGTGCCACGGTGGTGCTGTTCAACGGCCCGGATACCGGTTCCTCGGTCCTGGGACGGATCCGCAGCAAGGTGGCCATCTACAACGAGAACCTGCGCACCGTGGCCGCCCGCCATGACGCCATCATCGCCGACATGTGGTCGCTCAAGCAGCTGAACGATCCGCAGATGTGGGACGAGGACCGCCTGCACTTTTCGCCATTGGGACACCACACCATCGCCGCCATGGTGCTGGATTCGCTGAACGTGAACCACACCCTCGAGCCGCTCCGGCCCAAGCCCCTGCCCGTCCCCACGTGGCGGGCAGCCCGCTCCGAGGACCTGGTGTGGGCCCGCGAGTACTTTGTCCCGTGGGTGGTGCGGCGGCTGCGCCACCGCTCTTCCGGCGACGGCATCACCGCAAAACGTCCGACGCCGGGGCCTGTGTTCGGCCCGGGCGTTCCGTTGGGTTCCGGCGAGGGGCCGCTGGGCACCACCGAGGCCCGGCGCTAG